In Syngnathoides biaculeatus isolate LvHL_M chromosome 8, ASM1980259v1, whole genome shotgun sequence, the genomic stretch ATGAATGTTAGCAAACGTTTTGGGGTTTGAAACTTTATCACAAGAGACTTAACGCAAGTTCCCAAAGACGTCTCGTGAAATATCATCCCATAGAAAATCGAAAACCGTTACCTTTTGCCGGGATTCTGGCTCCTTGAAGCCAATAAAGGACGGAACAGTTTTGAATTCCAGTTGGTGTGCACATCGTTACGTCAACAGGCACATGATGTCATCAAGCAATCGTAGCACGCGGGCACAAGACCGTGTCATATTCTTGGTTTCTGAAAGAATCCTTTCGCGGCTTTGTGAATTTGGACCGAAGGATGGAGATAACCTCTCCTGACCACGGAACGGACTCTCAGTTTGAAactcaaatgttattttacaaCTTATGCGGTGTGCAAACAAAGCAagctttaagaaaaaaaggatgttttATACCTTgcgttggctggcaaccagtccagggtgtgccccgcctccagccTCCCGAAGACAGCCAGGatgggctccggcgctcccgcaatcctcgcctcagaaaatggatgttttataCCTTgcgttggctggcaaccagtccagggtgtgccccgcctccagccTCCCGAAGACAGCCAGGatgggctccggcgctcccgcaatcctcgcctcagaaaatggatgttttataCCAATGACAAGAACTCATCTTGGTTAAAAACCTCACGCAGAACTAGCTTAGATTAAATTTGTAAAGTCAGTCCTCTGGTGCCGCCTGGGTCAAATTGTTATTTGTAACGGCCCCGAAAACCATCGTCGATCGCGGAGGTGCTGACGGGGGTGTTACGACCCGAGATTTTAGTGCCGTCGAGAAACCGTCGTCAACTGGGGCGTGCGACGGGTCCCCGCCTAATGCCTCACCTCCCTCTTTGCACCCCACTCTGCCAACTGTACGCACTTGGACAAAAATGCTCCCGAGCAAGCTGTGGAAAACGCCTGGTGTACTTTGAAGGAACTTGCTGACGTTCGCCTCATCTCCAGGTATCGCGGCTTCAGGGATGAAAATGGTGAATATCTGCCCGAATATTTCCACCTGCTCGCCATACGACTCAGTTTCGTCATCATCTTTGAGGTAAGTGACAATACTAATCGATAGTGAAGTCAGTATCGCTCGACTCCGCAGTCATATTGGTAAGAATGTCAATTGACTTTAGAAGTCGTCATTACGGTGGCAACACTTGAGGATGAAGGTGATTAGCATTGGGGGCGCTAACTGAACAAGTGCTGCATTGATCATCGTGCTCGTGTTAGCTTGTTAGCGGAGGTGaaccctcgcctgtgtggattgtTTGCTGGTTCCCCAGCACGTGGTTTTCCTCATCGGCCGCCTGATTGATATGATGGTCCCGGACATTCcggaggaggtggagctgaAGATGAAGAGGGAGCACTACATGGCCAAGGAGGCTCTCGCCGAGAACCAGGTCAGATGCTGGGACAGGACACGCAGGAGGTTCCTCGTGGGGTCTTTTTGAGGGAGGCCAATGTGGATTTTGATATTTGtcagttaaaacaaacaaaacagtaacACACACACCGATCCCGCGTACATGGGCAGAACTTTGGACAGCGGTTTTGCACTACTTTGTGAGAGGAATTTTCAAGTCCGAAAGGCAGAAACTTTCCCGTGGCTTTTTTAACATGCGGGGTGTAGTGTTCTGCTCCTCCCCCTCTTCAACAATCCACACTAACAAAATTGAAGGCGATTGCACTCGTCCTCGCCAGAACTGGGACCGTGACTTCGCCGTCCTGAGATGCTTCTTGGCTTGATGAGAGTCGTGAGGGGCCCTCTAGTGGACAAACGGCGCGAGGACCTATTTCTCCACTACTCGGATTGTGGGGATTTGTTGAAAGTTTTTGTGACGAATGAACGTTTGCGTGCGttaattagggttagggttaaccctaaccctaaccggcAGTGGTCCGGCTGGGAAAGGGCCGCGACGGATCTTCCCAATCGCATCGCTTGACCTGCAGCTGTGACGATGAAGGTCGGTTGGCGTTCTGACGATGGTTCTGACGGGTGTCCGCAGGCTCTGGGGAGAGCGATGATTCCCACCGAGACCACCGAGTGGTTGGGAGCACCCCGCCAGCGCAAATCGAGATCGAGTTTGTCGCCTCCAGACGCCGCCACGAACCTCCCCGAAGAAGCAGACGCGCCGCCGTGGAGCTGCTGAGGACGTTTTGGAGGCCATTTGGATTCTTCCTCTGCCGGCGTTCTGCAAGATCACTTTTATGACGGGATCTCTCAAAGACCTTGGAGAAAAATCTTTGTTTTTCGTGCTCACGATTATGTTAACTTTTGCACACGAGGCCGAAAATACGGAGGAAGAGACGTGAGAACTTGTACAAACAATAAgatgtttggttgtttttcctaaAATCCCCGTCATGTCATTCCAGTTCTTCGGCCAGTAAGATTTTCCTAGCATTCATTGAACCCGTTTTCCAACGGCCAGGGGAGGCTTCGCGTGGCCGAACGCCGGCGACCGGCGTGGACCCGACACGCATCCCGAAAAGCCGCTTAAGAGATCAAAAGCAAAGAGAGCGGGAAAGCTCAATGgactttttggagatgaaatatTCAGAGAATCGTAAAGCTGGGGTAGCGCTGCCTCCACTTGCAAAATGAATCCGTGCCGCTCGTCGTTTCGTCACGTCAATCTTTTGTGTGTAGAAGCGCATTTGACGTGATCCATTCCAGGCCGCCaccaaaataagcattcaaatgaGATCACGTCGAGAATAATACAAATGACGTTCATTTAGCTTTGGCGTCGGGCAACTGTGCTAAGAGACGACAAGCGATGGGCACGGcggggggacggaggaggaggcaaagaTAGAAAAGCCGCGCGCCGCGTAGCCCGTGCCCATGGACACAACGTCGCGCCACTCAAGTTTCTTGGCCAAGAAAGATGaagaaacacaaagaaaaaatgtcGGACTTGACCAATGTCTGCTAGCGTGTGATTGGGTGACGCTCGAGTGGCCGAGGGAAAGGCAAAGCATCGTGGGTCACGATTGACGTCCCACCTAGCCAataggatgccaggaagatactGCGGCGATAGCCAACGGGAGAGCGCCATCATCGCCCCACTTTCAAACCACGACATGCTTACTTTGGCTGCAATTTGGGAACCCGGcacctatttttgcctttcatatCCAGAATGCATAACTCGACAACGTTTGTGAGTAGAGGTGGCAGTGTGTGGGGCGGGGCCGAATCAATCTGGTCTGATTTCGTTTCTTGCCACCTTCTGAACCAATTTCCACATCCGTCTGCTGAAACTCGATCATCTTTTCGCCCTTGCCTTGCTCACGAGTGGCGACGTCGCACTTTTTACGTGTCGCGCGACGTCTCGCACCCGTCGACGGGACGCGACGGTTAGCGTGACGACAACGGAAGCAGCTTCGAGGCCGAAGGAAGTGACCCGGTTGACCGTAGGTGAGCGCGACTGACATGACGCACGTGCTGTGTAGAGAATATTttcttcatcatcgtcatcatcatcacagtGACACGAATTCCCATCAGAagcacaatcttcttcttcttctccttcgtcgtcgtcgtctcttTGTCCGTCCAACGAATCCGGAGTCCGCGCAGGAAGTGAATAAGTTAAGAGGAAGCAGCTTCCTTAAGTTGTCGGACCGCCACGAGCGGTCTACCAGACCTCGCAGCGCCTCCCAGTGTTCATGGGCGTTCCCGCGGGGCACCCAAAATGTCGGCTGAACTCGGCCGAGTTGCTGAGCGTGCCGATGACGCGGTAGCGCGGCGGACTGTGCGGGTCCGTCACCAGGCCCTCGTGGGCGCTCTCCGGCGTGCGGACGGCGCACCACACCTGAAAACACACCGCGGTGCTTTTGAAACCAAAAATCCTGAACCAGAAGAAGAGCTTCTTCTCTTTCTCACCTGAGCAAAACCAACAAAGAAGAGCTGCTCGTTGGTCAGGTTGACAGCGGGAAGTCTCTTCTCCTGGCCGTTCTTGCGGACCCACACCTGATAGGCCTGGACACAACAAGAAGTTGAGCGGCGGCCCCGAGGTCCTGCTCTCTGCCGCAcagttttacacacaaaaaaatgaaaaccccCAAATCTGAAGAAGGTTGAACGTCGACCCCACCGAACGAACAAACGTGGTACTTGACACCACGGCTGAGGTCTCGCAAACCAAATCAAACGCAACTGCGGCACTTCCTGAGTCTTTCCACCCATCCGTTTccccataccgcttatcctcacgctaGTCGCGGCCGTGTTGGAGCCCTCCAGGTCGCCGGCCAGTCGCCGGGCACGCAGAAACGAGCAAccattcacatctatggacaatttcgAGTTTGGGGGCGGTGTGATGTGGGATATCCTTCTATGGGTGTgtgcgtttctttcggcttgtccctttcggggtcgccgcagcgtgtcatctcagatgacgtttggcacaattttcacGCCGGACGCCCCCCCTGACGCAAGCCTTCTCGGGGAGCGGAGCccccagcgggatacgaacccacaacccctgggcTCGAACCGccgagctacggggcctctcgcCCGCGGGCCCCGGCAGGGGGTACGACGCTagaccgcaggtgtcaaactattTGGCCCATGAggcaattcttcttctttcggcttgtccctttcggggtcgccgcagcgtgtcatctcagatgacgtttggcacaattttcacGCCGGACGCCCCCCCTGACGCAAGCCTTCTCGGGGAGCGgagcccccagtgggatacgaacccacaagcCCTGGTTTATCATGTAGGAGGCCTTAATTCAGTGCGTTTGCCATTTTATCCAACACACGATTTTGTCTGTTCCAGTGTGAACGCAACCAATCGGGCCGCAGCCGTCAATTTTCCAACTTGGGACTTGCGCGTGTCGGGACTCACCTCGTAAGCGGCCTTGAGGCCTCCGTTGTCCGCGATGTTTTCGCCGAGAGTCTGTTTGCCGTTGACGCGCTCAGAGTTGACGGCGTAGCGGTCGTACTGCCGGACCATGCACTCGGTCCTCTGGCGGAAGGCGTCCACAGACGAGTTGCGCCACCACAACTTGAGGTTGCCCTCCTTGTCGTACTCGCGTCCTGCGCATGAAGACCCGCGGCCGGCCGGCATCAGCGCCGTCCCCCCCGACCCGATCCCATCTGAACTCACCTTGGTCGTCGAAGGCGTGCGTCAGCTCGTGTCCCATCACCACCCCGATGCCCCCGAAGTTCAAAGCCCTTCGGTACAAACAAACGCAGTCAAACTCGAGCCGAGTCCGCTTGGCCGTTGAAGACGTTTGGCCTTCTTCGTTTCTGCGCTCTACAAATCTTTTCTTTGCGCTGCGTGCGGTCAGGTGTGTCTGCTGATTATTCAGTTTCCGCAGACAGCTCTTTGGAGTCCACGATCTTCAGGCCGGAGAGGTCTCGTCGACTTCTCGGTGGAGTTCCGCCGGAGGTTGTGGCTACGATTACCGGGCGAGACGGGCGGGGCGGATCGGCCGCTACGCAAAATGCCGTCCGTCGGCTTCAAGGGACGACATCGACTTCGCAGTTATCGTCACGGCAGCGTCGTTACGCTGCATTCTTTCTGTCCACCGGTCGAGCGGCTCCCAGACTACCGGCGACGCGTTCGTTGTGCCTTTTGTAGGTAGCGGGCCAGGAAAGCCGATTCCGATACGAACGCGACGGCTCGACGGGCAACGCCGCAGCTAAGATTTGGGCGCCTTTTGGATTTTGGATGAAAGGCGAAACGTCTTCAATCGTCAACAGGAGACGAGATGGAGCTGCCAAAAATCTTTTGCCGATCGGAGATACGACAGTACGACTGCAAACCAGATGCACTCTGCGTGTGTACCCCCAAACTGACTTGGGATGGTCCCGGGCGTAGAAAGGAGCTTGAAGAATTCCGGCCGGGAAGACGATTCCGTTCTTGGTGGGCACGTAGTACGCGTTGACCGTGGGCGGCGTCATGCTCCACCTGGGACCGCACAACACACAAGGGATCCGCTTTTCAATTTTGTCCGGAACAGAACCCGTGAGTGAATTCTGCCTgccgacaaaaaaaatgcaagtggtCAACGGAGACGTTGATTTATCTATCGCCAGAATTCCACTTGAACAGCTTTGACCGTCAGGGTCCACAATCGAACCattttcaagtatttgtttGTCTGCTTTTACGTAATTCCGACTTCCCGCTCATAAAAGCCACAAAATCGGgaattcaaaacatttgaagGAATCACTTCTCAGTTATtgtaggaaaaaataaaataaaattgccctgaaattggccggcgaccagttcggggcttATCCGGCTTTCTCTCTCGTgacccacatgaggataaggggctcagaaaatggatggatggatggattcaatcAACCAAAGTATGCTACTTTCAAAACCTTCGAGCCCGGCTCGCTTGAACGCAAAAGTCCTCCGCGGGATACCGTCCATTCCTCGGTTTTGCTTTTTTGGAAGGCACAGGCGACAATTCTGCCCCGTGGTCCATTTAACCACGCTGACGCCACTTTGCCATTTGTTACTCTGCTAAACTCCCGGTGAGGGCGATCGAGGGCCCGGTGCTCAAACGGCTCGTTCCCCGCATTCAAAAGGGAATCCTGCGAAATAATccaatttgatcaaaaatgcaCCGATTACGCGTTTTCCCCGACCGCCGTTCAAGCGCGTTTCCGCCTACGTAGCACTCATCGGGAAACACTGTTGCACTGGAACGAAGGCGTCGCCCAATAATAGTAAGAATTAAGCAGTTGCCTTCTTTGgatgaacacttgggcctacTCTGCTACTGTATCGCGAGGTCGGTCATTACGGTTTCCCTTCGGAACTTCCTTTTCTTTCGGGTGGGACTTGACGGAAAACGTCGGACAACCGCCGGCTGGCGTATTTCATTTCGCACGGCGCGGCGAATTGCGCAGTACTTTGCGAGCGTTGCAGCGTGTGGTGTCGTGTGTCGGGTTCTGACTGGTCTTTGTTGGGAGTTTTCCGCAGTTGCTCGGCCATCACTCTCGAAGAGAAGTTGTAGAAGTTCAGCATGTTCTGGAAGAAACTTTCTTCGGAAACCTCATACTGAAACACAAACACGTTCTCAGAAGCTCGGCCGGAAGGCGACCGGACCTCCCGGGGGCCGCCCGCCGCTCACCCCGTCGTAGACGTCGTCCAGTTCTTTGGGGTCCATGATGAATTCCGGGAAGCCGATCATGTCGTAAATGGAATCCGCCTAATGACGCAACGGACACGACAGGCGTCACGACgctgacgccgccgccgccggcgttTGCCTCCACCTTTGACCTTTTCCTTGGCGCCTCGTTTGGTGTCCTCGTCCATCCACTTGAGTCGCTCCAAAGCCCGTTTGAAGGCAGCGCGGATCTCGTTAATCATCTCCTCCGCCtgacgagcaaaaaaaaaaaaaagaaaatcgacatggggggggagggggggtttgTTTACCTTCCATCCCTCCCCATTGGCCATTGAAAACGTCAAAACACGATTGACTCATTCGtttatttgaagaaatgtttggcTGTTGGGTGGGTGCAGAAGGGCTGCCCCCTTTCTGCAGTATCGCAAGCACGTGACCCCATCGTGTGGAATACGCTAGGCTGCATCAACCCGCGTACGTTCCACGGGCACCTCGGAAGTTGAAACGCTTGCGCTGCGACCGCCACAAGACATCGTCGACCCCCCCCACCCGGCTTCTTTCAGGCGTCCCACCCCGCCTTGCTCTTTTCCTCTGCGTTGTCCTTCCTCATCTTGTCGCGAGTccttaaggctccgtcacaccgtgacgttctctgaacatttcaatcgttctatttttcagcgttctcaaatgcggatgacacatctggcgcgTGACTAACGTGCGTCTAAcggcgaccaaataagatagcCCGAAAAACCATTAGCgcgtgctaacgtgtcactggcgcgcgacgagcgatttgtcaacgttagacgagcgtgtgactaacgggcgaataacgacagaatagcgttttgctggcgtgtcatttttacagtggaacggcgacgaaaacgttggaaatttccatcgtcgcttcagttgttgtcgtgagtttgaacagtcagcaccATGCCGCCTCGACCAAAAAACGGTGGGCTGCGgacaagtaagaatgcaaagcctctttcactagcaatgtctttggaggaaaaagaacaccaggaggaagagcGCACGTCCGAGAAGTAACGCACCTGGAGACCCTCCACCATGAAAACCACAGCGATGACGGTCCGACGCTAACAAACGATAAGTAACgaccaagtaacgctacagtaacgaacgcgtgcaacgctcggcgaacgttagtaaaattaaacgttgatgaacgctggtctcggtgagaccttttgtgcacgttcaaaacttttttccggaccggcgatCGTTGACGTTCAAacgacgctcttctggcgctatcccggcgaccgtgggcgactaccaaggtgtcctcaaacgctatagaacgctgaccggAACGTCGTGGTGCGATGGGGCCTTTActgggtgaccccccccccaaccccccaaccccccccccgttccCTCTGCCTGTCCATGAAAACGCTTGACTGGCAGCAGAAAAGGTCCAAAATGCAACTTAAGAACAAGCCGCTTCCACGCAACAGGatctgatgaatgaatgaatgaatattatatatatatatatatatgcccaCGTGGAACGTCATGTCGGGGGCGATTTGAGGAAATCAATGCTTCGATTTATTTTGGGAAGCCTTCCACCGTTTGGTCAAAAAAGGGCTCCCATTTCGCCGTTTGGAGCCAGCCAGCCGGGGGTGCCCCTCGGACAAAAACAGCTTTCGTTTTGCATTTCTGGAGTTGTCACATTTGTCGTTGTGGGATTTCCGAACGCCagagtcgcccccccccccccccccccgcttcccCGAGACCCGCCCCGATGACTCACGATGTCTTTGCTGTGTTTGTCGAAGGTGGCCTTGACGAAGAGCGCCCCCAGCGCGAAGCCCAACGTGTCGTCCGTGTTGCCGATGCACGTCTGCCAGCGCGGCGCGCACGACTGCCGTCGACGACGACAAAGCGCCAGAAATCCACCACAAGACAACAAACAGTCCGAGTAAGTACGGCTCAAAGACACGCTCGTGAATGGACAGCAGTAGGAGAACGGGAGACAAAAGACATCGGCCAAACATGGACTAGTTCAAGTAAGACAATACAAAGGCCGGCTACGAGTTTGTTAGCACAAGCTGAAAGCGTAGTAGTTGTGAGTGACGTTTGGCTCGGCCAAGTACCTTCTTGGTGCCGTAGAGACTTTCCAGCAGCTTATCCTGAGCGTTCTCAAATCGTTGGTCCAGACTGGACACGCTCTTCTGAACCAGCGTCCACATCATGTAGTTGTTCAacaaactacacacacacacacgcacacgcacaaagaGCCTTTCAAACTTTTGGGAAACGGGAGCGCGACGTCTCGGCTACCGATTACTGCGCGGTTGACCGCTTTGACCGACAACGTCCCGAGTCCAGGTCAGCGGCGCCCCACCCCCCGCCAGACCCGGTGCCGACGGGCAAACCCGTTCCCCCTTCCGAGACCGCGGACggcggaccagaatttccttgaagccgtccGGAAGTCGTTCTCCGTGGCCTCACCGAACGAGTTTTGGCTTCGGGACACgccacgatttaaaaaaaaaaaaaaaaaaaaaaacacttcccaAGTTGATCATTTCTCACAATAATGATCAACAATTTTTCAAGGCAGGAAACAGATGGCTCTAAATATCTGAAATCTGCGCAAGTGCACTTGTACAAGATTGAGAGGAAATGGCAACGTCCCACCCACGGAATACTTTTAGAAGCGTCACCTGTGCTCCGTCCTGTCGATGAGTTGGGAGACTTGCTGCAGATATTCTCGCGCGTAGACCACGACGGGCTCGCTGTCGTTCAGCTCCAGCGGCGACAAACACGACGACAGGAAGTCCAGCCAGTCCACGGCCGGAGCCAGCGTCtggacacaggcggggccgcggCGCTTTTACTGCCACGCTCGTCGCCTTTGTGACTTCCTGTGCCGGGGGGGGGTGTCGAGCGGCGCCGCCCGCGTGGCAGGCGCACGTGTTGACAAAGAACgaggaaaggaaaacaaaaaacaaagacgcCACGAGCCGACATGACTGACACCCATCTTCATCTTGCTCCTCCGCAACATCTCGCGCACGCGGGTGACGAGCTCGATGCCGTCACGTAGCAACCGCACGTAGCAACTGTTGCTGTGGTAACACACGCAGAGCCGCTGCGCTAAC encodes the following:
- the ece2b gene encoding endothelin-converting enzyme 2b isoform X2, whose translation is MSSYKRATLEEDEASDVAPEASPSPDRLEVSFRKTAADILGRRTRMEVLLGVLLLLSLLALTTCLLVLGLAFGPVAGGGLCLTEACVKVASQIVEAMDRSADPCQDFYQFACGGWMRKNPLPDGRSRWSTFNSIWEQNQALLKHLLENGTFNASSEAEKKTQSYYLSCLNTQKLRELGAQPLVDLIAKVGGWNLTGPWEKDNFMEVLKVVSGPYRAQPFFSVGVSVDPKNSNSNVIQVDQSGLFLPSRDYYLNKTANEKVLLAYLDYMVELGTLLGGSRASALVQMQQILDFETLLANITIPQDQRRDEEKIYHKVTIAELQTLAPAVDWLDFLSSCLSPLELNDSEPVVVYAREYLQQVSQLIDRTEHSLLNNYMMWTLVQKSVSSLDQRFENAQDKLLESLYGTKKSCAPRWQTCIGNTDDTLGFALGALFVKATFDKHSKDIAEEMINEIRAAFKRALERLKWMDEDTKRGAKEKADSIYDMIGFPEFIMDPKELDDVYDGYEVSEESFFQNMLNFYNFSSRVMAEQLRKTPNKDQWSMTPPTVNAYYVPTKNGIVFPAGILQAPFYARDHPKALNFGGIGVVMGHELTHAFDDQGREYDKEGNLKLWWRNSSVDAFRQRTECMVRQYDRYAVNSERVNGKQTLGENIADNGGLKAAYEAYQVWVRKNGQEKRLPAVNLTNEQLFFVGFAQVWCAVRTPESAHEGLVTDPHSPPRYRVIGTLSNSAEFSRHFGCPAGTPMNTGRRCEVW
- the ece2b gene encoding endothelin-converting enzyme 2b isoform X1 → MSAGGAAALRTKDEKETEKEDGRRGGWTGLCTVGSAPSSAGFAFRMSVALQDLRNTMSSYKRATLEEDEASDVAPEASPSPDRLEVSFRKTAADILGRRTRMEVLLGVLLLLSLLALTTCLLVLGLAFGPVAGGGLCLTEACVKVASQIVEAMDRSADPCQDFYQFACGGWMRKNPLPDGRSRWSTFNSIWEQNQALLKHLLENGTFNASSEAEKKTQSYYLSCLNTQKLRELGAQPLVDLIAKVGGWNLTGPWEKDNFMEVLKVVSGPYRAQPFFSVGVSVDPKNSNSNVIQVDQSGLFLPSRDYYLNKTANEKVLLAYLDYMVELGTLLGGSRASALVQMQQILDFETLLANITIPQDQRRDEEKIYHKVTIAELQTLAPAVDWLDFLSSCLSPLELNDSEPVVVYAREYLQQVSQLIDRTEHSLLNNYMMWTLVQKSVSSLDQRFENAQDKLLESLYGTKKSCAPRWQTCIGNTDDTLGFALGALFVKATFDKHSKDIAEEMINEIRAAFKRALERLKWMDEDTKRGAKEKADSIYDMIGFPEFIMDPKELDDVYDGYEVSEESFFQNMLNFYNFSSRVMAEQLRKTPNKDQWSMTPPTVNAYYVPTKNGIVFPAGILQAPFYARDHPKALNFGGIGVVMGHELTHAFDDQGREYDKEGNLKLWWRNSSVDAFRQRTECMVRQYDRYAVNSERVNGKQTLGENIADNGGLKAAYEAYQVWVRKNGQEKRLPAVNLTNEQLFFVGFAQVWCAVRTPESAHEGLVTDPHSPPRYRVIGTLSNSAEFSRHFGCPAGTPMNTGRRCEVW